One Periplaneta americana isolate PAMFEO1 chromosome 8, P.americana_PAMFEO1_priV1, whole genome shotgun sequence genomic region harbors:
- the eEFSec gene encoding selenocysteine-specific elongation factor: protein MSDSILNLNIGILGHVDSGKTSLAKALSTTGSTASFDKNPQSQERGITIDLGFSSFFIDVPDHLKSLLSIEKIQITLVDCPGHASLIRTIIGGAQIIDLMMLVVDVTKGVQTQTAECLVIGEVTCQKMIVVLNKTDLLPAEKRSSITEKMKKKMKHTLAGSVFKDAPVVSVAAKPGGPEAPESCTPEGLGDLIEELRKLAFLPERLTSSPFLFAVDHCFGVRGQGTVMTGTVLQGSISINDTVEIPSMNVTKKVKSIQMFKKPVDRAMQGDRIGLCVTQFDPKQLERGIASMPGYVTFVWAAIISVQKIKYFKDNVKTKAKFHISMGHETVMAKLSFFGSTRDDNLTSFDYKQEYKFQDELTGNDEDPPSRQYALLEFNQPVIAVPRCLVIGSKLDTDIHSNTCRLAFWGHLLDGIDNKNYQATVLPDLKVYKEKCKTGTVDRASNEYEVIGRNLFKKETNIQLFVGLKVCLSTGETGIIEGSFGQSGKVKIHVPDGLKEATLSQLSATTKKRGKQVEPNKPTSDSQPVQIVLRFRRYVYDTNKKIIQL, encoded by the exons ATGTCTGATTCTATATTGAACTTAAATATTGGCATTTTAGGACACGTAGATAGTGGTAAAACGTCGCTGGCAAAAGCTCTCAGCACAACAGGAAGTACAGCATCGTTTGATAAAAATCCACAATCACAAGAAAGAGGAATTACAATTGATCTTGGTTTCAGTTCATTTTTTATTGACGTACCGGATCACTTGAAAAGTTTACTTTCAATAGAAAAAATACAGATAACATTAGTGGACTGTCCTGGCCATGCTTCATTAATTCGGACTATAATTGGAG GAGCGCAGATCATAGACCTGATGATGCTGGTGGTGGACGTGACCAAAGGTGTGCAGACCCAGACAGCAGAGTGCCTGGTCATCGGGGAGGTGACGTGCCAGAAGATGATAGTTGTGCTCAACAAAACTGACCTGCTGCCTGCGGAGAAGAGATCTTCAATAACTGAAAAG atgaaaaagaaaatgaaacacaCCCTGGCTGGCTCCGTGTTCAAGGACGCTCCTGTTGTGAGTGTAGCAGCAAAGCCAGGAGGACCAGAAGCTCCAGAATCCTGCACCCCTGAAG GACTAGGAGACTTGATAGAAGAGCTGAGGAAGTTGGCATTCCTGCCAGAGCGCCTCACATCCAGTCCCTTCCTCTTCGCAGTGGACCACTGCTTCGGTGTGCGGGGGCAAGGCACCGTCATGACAGGCACTGTACTGCAGGGAAGCATAAGTATCAACGAC ACTGTCGAGATACCTTCCATGAACGTGACCAAGAAGGTGAAGTCCATCCAGATGTTCAAGAAGCCAGTGGACAGGGCCATGCAGGGTGATCGCATCGGGCTCTGTGTCACACAGTTCGATCCGAAGCAGTTGGAGCGGGGCATAGCCTCCATGCCCGGTTACGTCACCTTCGTCTGGGCAGCCATCATCTCAgttcagaaaataaaatacttcaaGGATAATGTCAAGACTAAAGCCAAATTCCACATCAGTATGGGGCACGAAACAGTGATGGCAAAGTTATCATTCTTTGGTTCGACACGTGATGACAACTTGACGAGTTTCGATTATAAACAAGAGTACAAATTCCAAGATGAGCTTACAGGCAATGATGAGGATCCTCCAAGTAGGCAATATGCGCTGCTGGAATTCAACCAGCCTGTTATAGCCGTGCCCAGGTGCCTCGTGATAGGCTCTAAGCTGGACACAGATATCCACAGCAACACGTGCAGACTAGCTTTCTGGGGACACCTTCTAGACGGCATCGACAACAAGAACTACCAGGCAACCGTACTGCCAGACCTGAAGGTTTACAAAGAAAAGTGCAAGACTGGAACAGTAGACAGGGCTTCCAACGAGTATGAAGTAATAGGAAGAAACCTGTTTAAGAAGGAAACCAACATCCAACTGTTTGTGGGCTTGAAAGTTTGCCTATCCACAGGAGAAACAGGCATCATCGAAGGTTCATTTGGACAGAGTGGTAAAGTCAAGATACATGTACCAG ATGGACTGAAGGAAGCTACATTGTCGCAGCTGTCTGCCACAACAAAAAAGCGAGGAAAACAAGTGGAGCCTAACAAGCCTACATCAGACTCACAACCAGTGCAGATTGTGCTCCGGTTCAGAAGATATGTCTATGATACCAATAAGAAGATCATCCAGTTATAG